TCCAGTAATTTTCATGACTGCCAATTCTGACACAGATAGTAAGGTAAAAGGTCTAAGTCTAGGAGCAGTTGATTACATCACAAAACCCTTTCAAAAAGAAGAATTGTTAGCTAGGATTAATACCCATCTTCAACTAAGAAACTTAACAAAAACTTTAGAAAAAAGAGTAGCAGAAAGAACAGCAGCTCTTTCTCAAGCATTGAAAGAACTACAGGAGTCTCAACTACAACTTGTACAAAAAGAAAAAATGTCTGTTCTCGGTCAATTAGTGACAGGAGTTGCTCATGAAATTAATAATCCAGTTGGTTTCATTCGTGGAAATCTAAATCATGCTTCAGGATATTTTCAAGACTTAATTAACTTAGTTGATCTATATCAAAAGTATTATCCTGAAACAGTTTCAGAAATTCAAGAAGAAATTAGCGCAGTTAATTTAGGGTATATACGTTACGATTTGCCTAACTTAATTTCTTCAATGCGAGAGGGTGTTCAGCGTATTCATCATATCAGTACTAGTTTGCGAATTTTTTCAAGGGGAGATAGCGATCGCAAAGTTTACTGTAATATACATGATGGGATTGATAGTACAATTATGATTCTCAAACACCGCATTAAAGCATCAGAGAATCGACCTGAAATTCAAATATTTAAAGATTACGATAACTTACCAGAAATAGAATGCTTTAGTGGACAACTAAACCAAGTATTTATGAATTTGTTAGCTAATGCAATTGATGCTTTAGAAGAGTCTAACATCGGACGTAGTTATTTTGAAATTGAATTTAGTCCCAATCAACTTTTAATTCAAACCAAGCTCAATGAAGATAAAAATTATGTTGTAATTCGCATTAAAGATAATGGAGTGGGAATGTCAGCAGATGTCCAAGCAAAAATATTTGACTATTTATTTACTACTAAACCTGTAGG
This region of Nostoc sp. UHCC 0302 genomic DNA includes:
- a CDS encoding response regulator — encoded protein: MHSIQENNLILVVDDTNTNLEYISQELTDAGFAIVTALNGEKALQQVQDRLPDLILLDVMMPILDGFTTCKILKEDLATRDIPVIFMTANSDTDSKVKGLSLGAVDYITKPFQKEELLARINTHLQLRNLTKTLEKRVAERTAALSQALKELQESQLQLVQKEKMSVLGQLVTGVAHEINNPVGFIRGNLNHASGYFQDLINLVDLYQKYYPETVSEIQEEISAVNLGYIRYDLPNLISSMREGVQRIHHISTSLRIFSRGDSDRKVYCNIHDGIDSTIMILKHRIKASENRPEIQIFKDYDNLPEIECFSGQLNQVFMNLLANAIDALEESNIGRSYFEIEFSPNQLLIQTKLNEDKNYVVIRIKDNGVGMSADVQAKIFDYLFTTKPVGQGTGLGLSIARQIVVDKHGGTLEVNSLPGEGSEFIIKLPVS